One segment of Mycolicibacterium sp. YH-1 DNA contains the following:
- a CDS encoding glycosyltransferase family 4 protein has translation MPQSAALLSAVQPYPADAGKKVVLAGFVEYLVDRLGSENVHYILVGGAPAPKFPTRLHRIPGPSVAAALGNVMSRAATGRASLQESLLRSRTVGTMISRTLDGVRADLEIYDTIRMGQYAQTSASAQQICYLDDLFSQRYESMLRATRTFPDVDIAPLGNFATHVPARLRPLATNKVSQELLLRAERRLVRSSEDASAAQFSSVLLMNESEAALLRGRTDSPNGRVRSVPPLINEPTFFRDYRGAPEFVFLGLLSLPHNDDGLRAFLTDVWPKVRSAQPQAVLRVIGKDPRPGLLDEVARHGDSVVLEGYVDDLGALLGRAAALINPLRFGSGIKLKIIEGLGRGVPIVSTTIGADGVAVGADQGVLVPDDNDEMADLLLDLTRMDRNTELAAAAREHFRRCYARTAVYDCYDRAFGLG, from the coding sequence GTGCCACAGTCGGCCGCTCTGCTGAGTGCGGTACAGCCCTACCCGGCTGACGCCGGGAAGAAAGTCGTTCTCGCCGGCTTCGTCGAGTACCTGGTCGACCGGCTGGGATCCGAGAATGTTCACTACATTCTCGTCGGCGGTGCACCTGCCCCCAAATTTCCCACCCGGCTGCACCGGATTCCCGGGCCCAGCGTGGCCGCCGCCCTCGGCAATGTCATGAGCAGGGCGGCGACCGGGCGAGCGAGCCTGCAGGAGTCCCTGTTGCGTAGCCGAACCGTCGGCACCATGATCAGCCGCACCCTTGACGGGGTTCGGGCAGATCTGGAGATCTACGACACCATCCGGATGGGTCAGTATGCGCAAACCTCGGCATCGGCCCAGCAAATCTGCTACCTCGATGATCTGTTCTCGCAGCGGTACGAATCGATGCTTCGAGCTACGCGGACGTTTCCTGATGTAGACATCGCCCCACTCGGGAACTTCGCTACCCACGTCCCAGCGCGATTGCGGCCGCTGGCGACCAACAAGGTGAGCCAAGAGCTGCTGTTGAGAGCTGAGCGGCGGCTGGTACGGTCCAGCGAGGACGCTAGCGCTGCGCAGTTCTCCTCTGTTCTCTTGATGAACGAGTCCGAGGCCGCACTGCTGCGTGGCCGCACCGATAGCCCCAACGGCCGGGTGCGGTCGGTACCTCCACTTATCAACGAGCCCACATTCTTTCGTGACTACCGCGGTGCGCCCGAGTTCGTCTTCCTGGGGCTGTTGAGTCTGCCGCACAACGATGACGGACTCCGAGCGTTCCTCACCGACGTGTGGCCCAAGGTGAGATCCGCCCAGCCGCAAGCCGTATTGCGCGTCATCGGAAAGGACCCGCGGCCCGGTCTGCTCGATGAAGTCGCACGGCACGGCGACAGTGTGGTTCTGGAGGGCTACGTCGATGACCTGGGAGCGCTTCTGGGCCGAGCGGCAGCGTTGATCAACCCGCTGCGATTCGGCTCGGGTATCAAGTTGAAGATCATCGAGGGTCTCGGCCGCGGGGTTCCCATCGTCTCGACGACCATCGGCGCCGACGGCGTCGCTGTCGGCGCCGACCAGGGGGTTCTAGTACCCGACGACAACGACGAGATGGCCGACCTGTTACTCGATCTGACGCGAATGGACCGAAACACCGAACTCGCCGCTGCCGCGCGCGAACACTTCCGCCGATGCTACGCACGGACGGCGGTATACGACTGCTACGACAGGGCTTTCGGCCTGGGCTGA
- a CDS encoding glycosyltransferase produces MTGDEPAGSATRTPIRVLMVLDTFSFGGAENLIVELARYGPRALDVSVASLSPQRPDRDAMAGRLAEVGMRPHYLTVRRLLDVPGFVRLVRALRRAPVDVVHAHLDYSAILVPMAARLAGKPVVATLHVSPQPGLGWAGRLKERLSVRIPARMGRLAFVSQHIHDVYAHRYGPARQTWRVIPNGVDLARYRGRRDQQPQSSPVWAVVAALRPDKNHTDLIAAWQRVVEAFPDARLLIVGDGPTRPALEQQVLEGGLGDSIEFLGRREDVPQILRSVDGVVSASVDEALPTALIEAGACGLPVVAADAGGTREIVKDRVNGRLVPLRDVDALVEALVSTIGDTEFARDCGVRARAMAEENYSLPAWVARLGGLYSEVIDESR; encoded by the coding sequence ATGACCGGCGATGAACCAGCGGGCAGTGCCACGCGTACGCCCATCCGCGTACTGATGGTCCTGGACACCTTCAGCTTCGGTGGCGCGGAGAACCTCATAGTCGAGTTGGCACGCTATGGTCCGCGGGCCCTTGACGTCTCGGTGGCCAGCCTGTCTCCGCAACGCCCAGATCGTGACGCGATGGCCGGCCGACTCGCTGAGGTCGGGATGCGTCCGCACTATCTCACGGTCCGTCGCTTGTTAGACGTACCCGGGTTCGTGAGACTGGTCCGCGCCTTGCGGCGGGCGCCAGTGGATGTGGTGCACGCGCATCTCGACTACTCGGCGATTCTGGTGCCGATGGCCGCGCGACTAGCGGGCAAGCCGGTGGTCGCCACCCTCCATGTGAGTCCGCAGCCGGGTCTTGGGTGGGCGGGGCGGCTCAAGGAGCGGCTATCGGTTCGGATCCCCGCGCGGATGGGCCGATTGGCCTTTGTCTCTCAACACATTCACGACGTGTACGCGCATAGGTACGGGCCGGCTCGACAGACGTGGCGGGTCATTCCCAATGGTGTGGACCTCGCGCGCTACCGAGGCCGACGGGATCAACAGCCACAGTCGTCGCCGGTGTGGGCGGTCGTCGCTGCACTGCGTCCGGACAAGAACCACACGGATCTCATTGCCGCCTGGCAGCGTGTCGTGGAAGCGTTCCCCGATGCGCGCCTGCTGATCGTCGGCGATGGGCCGACCCGCCCAGCCCTCGAGCAGCAGGTGCTTGAGGGTGGGCTTGGTGATTCGATCGAGTTTCTCGGCCGCCGCGAGGACGTGCCACAGATTCTGCGGTCCGTGGACGGCGTGGTCTCGGCCTCGGTGGACGAGGCGTTGCCGACAGCGCTCATCGAGGCCGGTGCCTGCGGACTACCGGTAGTCGCGGCCGACGCCGGCGGGACACGCGAGATCGTCAAAGACCGCGTCAACGGCAGGTTGGTACCGCTGCGAGACGTCGACGCCCTTGTCGAGGCGTTGGTGAGCACGATCGGAGACACCGAATTCGCCCGAGATTGTGGTGTGCGGGCTCGGGCGATGGCCGAGGAGAACTACTCACTGCCGGCGTGGGTTGCCCGATTGGGTGGTCTCTACAGCGAGGTGATCGACGAATCCCGTTGA
- a CDS encoding O-antigen ligase, producing the protein MNPGTLTAVKPGRLLAVFVIGCGLVALGISLVGPLATAIAVAGVCGVWAAWHVVRRPAATAMTMIVIEVTNLSGVAASHSSVPIFHASLAMGVVAVVIALCQAPLRDRLNRGTAVCIGLVGVYLFTESLAVLSSQDMSASISVVIGTATDCAFLIVILLLTQMSQSWWAIAGSVAIPLAVLSALTVLNQVVFGGAQSFGGFAAVTEASGELVTTLRFGGPLPDSNFWGRHLVLGLPFAAALLGRAVRSARRWPILGWCTVVILLFAGIYLTQSRGTIIAAGITLAIWVIASGPSARKRGFKSLPLLILVLLIPGVGNRLVALVADVTSAETAYVIDPSVLGRMAAQEIAWAMFEDRPWFGFGPGAYLREVPHYAGMVKTAVLETTDGAHNLYAQIAAETGIVGLVGWVVMVLGFVWCIGLRTLRIPPERFPAERTMAAAALAAIVGWSIASVFLHLAYFRTFGICLAFAGALGSSALPGLRTRIPVERAQVQRVTVAVLLGTAATAGILALAPERAHTTASQRITLVPTAMMSDYYAYTLDIRSRTVVLPSYAAMIVGGQPAVAAVADTVRGVIDISVTDPDPAAAAAALDAAVIQGRANLADLEADSWYSMTPVGEANEVTDRGVAPVWIAGALIVGVATAAATGLMLRLRHRQTSGEHRLKRQRV; encoded by the coding sequence ATGAACCCGGGGACGCTGACGGCGGTCAAACCCGGCAGGCTCCTTGCTGTCTTCGTCATCGGATGCGGGTTGGTTGCGCTGGGCATCTCGCTCGTCGGGCCGCTGGCGACCGCCATCGCGGTGGCAGGCGTATGTGGTGTGTGGGCGGCATGGCACGTAGTGCGACGGCCCGCGGCGACGGCGATGACGATGATTGTCATCGAGGTCACCAACCTCTCCGGGGTGGCCGCCTCGCACAGCTCGGTGCCGATATTTCACGCATCGCTGGCAATGGGCGTGGTCGCGGTGGTGATTGCCCTGTGCCAGGCGCCGCTGCGCGACCGGCTCAACCGTGGCACAGCGGTCTGCATCGGCTTGGTGGGCGTGTACCTGTTTACCGAGAGCCTGGCGGTGCTCAGCAGCCAGGACATGTCCGCCTCGATATCGGTGGTAATCGGTACTGCGACGGATTGCGCGTTCCTGATCGTGATCCTCTTGCTCACTCAGATGAGCCAATCCTGGTGGGCAATAGCCGGTTCCGTGGCGATACCGCTGGCTGTGCTCTCCGCGCTCACCGTCCTCAACCAGGTCGTGTTCGGCGGCGCCCAGTCGTTCGGCGGGTTTGCCGCCGTCACCGAGGCGTCTGGGGAGCTGGTTACCACCCTGCGATTCGGTGGCCCGTTGCCCGATTCCAACTTCTGGGGCCGACATCTGGTGTTGGGCCTTCCCTTCGCGGCCGCGTTGCTTGGTCGCGCCGTCCGATCGGCGCGCCGCTGGCCAATCTTGGGGTGGTGCACCGTGGTCATCCTGTTGTTCGCCGGCATCTATCTGACCCAGTCACGCGGCACCATTATTGCCGCGGGTATCACGCTGGCAATCTGGGTGATCGCGAGTGGCCCGAGCGCCCGTAAGCGCGGGTTCAAGAGTCTGCCGCTGTTGATACTGGTGTTGCTCATCCCGGGGGTGGGCAACCGATTGGTCGCCCTGGTCGCCGATGTCACGAGTGCTGAGACGGCCTACGTTATCGATCCGTCGGTACTGGGACGGATGGCGGCACAGGAGATCGCCTGGGCGATGTTCGAGGATCGACCTTGGTTCGGATTCGGGCCCGGCGCCTACCTGCGGGAGGTGCCGCACTATGCCGGCATGGTCAAGACCGCGGTCCTGGAGACCACCGATGGGGCGCACAACCTCTACGCCCAAATCGCCGCGGAGACCGGGATTGTCGGACTGGTGGGCTGGGTGGTTATGGTGCTGGGTTTCGTCTGGTGTATCGGCCTGCGGACGTTGCGGATACCCCCGGAGCGATTCCCGGCCGAGCGCACGATGGCCGCCGCGGCACTGGCCGCAATCGTGGGTTGGTCGATTGCGAGTGTGTTCTTGCATCTCGCCTACTTCCGGACCTTTGGAATCTGCCTCGCCTTCGCCGGCGCTCTTGGCAGCAGTGCGCTGCCAGGGCTGCGCACGCGGATTCCGGTGGAACGGGCACAGGTCCAGCGCGTGACGGTCGCAGTCCTGCTCGGCACTGCCGCGACCGCTGGGATACTCGCGCTGGCGCCCGAGCGCGCTCACACCACCGCCAGCCAGCGCATCACGCTGGTACCGACCGCAATGATGTCCGACTACTACGCCTATACGCTCGACATCCGGTCGCGGACGGTGGTGCTACCCAGCTACGCGGCGATGATCGTGGGAGGACAACCCGCAGTGGCGGCGGTGGCCGACACGGTCCGCGGGGTTATCGATATCAGCGTCACGGACCCGGATCCCGCGGCGGCAGCGGCAGCGTTGGATGCCGCGGTGATCCAAGGGCGGGCCAACCTGGCTGACCTTGAAGCTGACTCCTGGTATTCCATGACCCCGGTTGGCGAGGCCAACGAGGTGACCGATCGCGGCGTCGCGCCGGTCTGGATAGCCGGGGCGCTGATTGTCGGTGTGGCGACGGCGGCGGCAACCGGGCTGATGCTGCGCCTGCGGCATCGCCAGACCTCTGGCGAACATCGACTGAAAAGGCAGCGGGTATGA
- a CDS encoding DUF2510 domain-containing protein — translation MQTCANGHQNPENQPFCGECGSSTQTSVAICPNGHTVPLRQKFCGQCGAPAASPLAGSTQSSSGRWTTDPYDRHQYRYWDGSKWTAHVGDVGSLGVDPPPIRTMSRSDRWIGAIAGVVTVVLLVGAISAILTRYAPDTAQDQTAAQAMSSVAVEPPAPAISSAAVEPPAPDINAAPPPPDNPWPVAVVGTPCHPESSNSVAVDGSITYCVNLWATNTYLWSLVPDQGVVTNQAAAGTNPSVALCIAQTGRSADDCAEYLSRPSTPGDGAAPPAAPAAP, via the coding sequence ATGCAGACTTGCGCCAACGGGCATCAAAACCCCGAGAACCAGCCGTTCTGCGGGGAGTGCGGCTCGTCGACGCAGACATCCGTGGCAATCTGCCCGAACGGCCACACAGTGCCGTTGCGACAGAAGTTCTGCGGACAGTGCGGGGCCCCCGCCGCCTCTCCACTGGCCGGGTCGACACAGTCATCCTCAGGCCGTTGGACCACGGACCCCTACGACCGTCACCAGTATCGGTACTGGGACGGCTCGAAGTGGACGGCACACGTCGGCGACGTCGGAAGCCTGGGAGTCGATCCACCACCTATTCGCACCATGTCCCGCTCCGACCGATGGATCGGTGCGATCGCGGGCGTCGTGACGGTTGTGTTGTTGGTCGGCGCCATCAGCGCGATCCTGACTCGCTACGCGCCAGACACCGCGCAGGACCAGACAGCCGCCCAGGCAATGAGCAGTGTCGCCGTCGAGCCGCCCGCCCCGGCGATCAGTAGTGCCGCCGTCGAGCCACCCGCGCCGGACATCAACGCCGCGCCCCCACCACCGGACAACCCGTGGCCGGTGGCGGTGGTCGGCACGCCCTGCCATCCCGAAAGCAGCAACTCGGTCGCCGTCGACGGTTCGATCACGTACTGCGTCAACCTCTGGGCTACCAACACCTACTTGTGGTCGCTGGTTCCAGATCAGGGAGTGGTGACCAATCAGGCGGCAGCCGGCACCAACCCGTCAGTCGCCCTGTGCATCGCCCAGACAGGCCGCTCCGCTGATGACTGCGCCGAATACCTATCGCGTCCCAGCACCCCCGGGGACGGCGCGGCACCCCCCGCGGCCCCCGCGGCCCCCTGA
- a CDS encoding bifunctional 2-polyprenyl-6-hydroxyphenol methylase/3-demethylubiquinol 3-O-methyltransferase UbiG, whose amino-acid sequence MALSDRLAPKVIHTSHAYTRYTNAGTALLERGPATVLDVGAGRQWHFPPSLKKPGMNLIGFDIDIAEMSDNALLDRKVSGDACQGLGVPDQSVDLIMGRAVIEHLHDTESFLIGANAALRENGHLIITFPNKHAPFAVLNRILPRRAAKWLLTHLVPGSSGTLGFEAFYDRASYREFKQGLIDAGFDIEEEYVSYFSSWYYFQFFVPLFIVGLALDSLFYALKRPRFAAYLTFVGRKPARAALS is encoded by the coding sequence GTGGCCCTGAGCGACCGCCTCGCCCCGAAGGTCATCCACACGTCGCACGCGTACACGCGCTACACGAACGCCGGAACTGCACTGCTCGAGCGCGGGCCCGCGACCGTCCTGGACGTCGGGGCCGGTCGGCAGTGGCATTTTCCGCCGTCATTGAAGAAGCCCGGCATGAACCTCATCGGGTTCGATATCGACATCGCAGAAATGTCGGACAACGCCCTCCTTGATCGGAAGGTGTCGGGTGATGCCTGCCAGGGCCTAGGCGTTCCCGATCAATCTGTGGACCTGATAATGGGGCGCGCTGTCATTGAGCACCTACACGACACCGAATCGTTCCTGATAGGTGCAAATGCCGCTCTTCGCGAGAACGGCCACCTCATCATCACCTTTCCGAACAAGCACGCACCGTTTGCGGTCTTGAACCGAATACTGCCTCGACGCGCGGCAAAGTGGCTCCTCACCCACCTAGTGCCCGGCTCATCCGGAACTCTTGGATTCGAGGCCTTTTACGATCGGGCAAGTTATCGCGAGTTCAAGCAGGGACTGATTGACGCGGGATTCGACATCGAAGAAGAGTACGTAAGCTATTTCTCCAGCTGGTATTATTTCCAGTTTTTTGTGCCACTATTTATCGTGGGCCTGGCGCTTGACTCTCTGTTCTACGCGTTAAAGAGGCCGCGCTTTGCCGCGTACTTGACGTTTGTCGGCAGAAAACCAGCTCGAGCCGCCTTGAGCTGA
- a CDS encoding sugar transferase, whose product MSTGLPTGLPADLPADVPHPFSASADGAVGRLLSSASAGVVDGGLWRRQYRRRMLIVDAVAIIGAVLLAHVGRFELLAEDGPQADSASAKAAVLSVLLVAAWFIALDVVQSRDISLVGVGSEEYRRVVSATAWVFGLVAVCSLIAQTQFSRGYLVIALPVGLVGLIGGRHLLRRNLGKRRARGEFMTRVVVLGMPDSISVLCDYLSRSTPAGYQVVGVCIPEFEGAPGQFLTVPGGSLPVLGDQHSVEIALRLTNADALAVTAVEQLGQDNMKKLAWQLDSLDIDMIVVPGMADVAGPRLKLRPIDNLPLFHIARPRYDGPSSLGKRMFDLVFAILALVAIIPIMIVVAVAIKLDSPGPVIFRQERVGQHGKRFRILKFRTMVVGAESVQDKERAATQTGDEIFFKSAADSRITRVGRFLRATSIDELPQLFNVVGGSMSIVGPRPLAPGEGESVVHFVQRRALVKPGMTGLWQVCGRSDVSEAERIRLDHSYVDNWSSVQDLIIIFRTIRTVLKREGAY is encoded by the coding sequence ATGTCCACTGGCCTGCCCACTGGTCTGCCCGCGGATTTGCCCGCGGATGTGCCGCACCCCTTTAGTGCGTCGGCAGACGGCGCGGTCGGCCGACTACTGAGCAGTGCGAGCGCGGGTGTCGTCGACGGCGGCCTTTGGCGACGCCAGTACCGCCGGCGGATGCTCATCGTCGACGCCGTGGCCATCATCGGCGCTGTACTGCTCGCCCACGTGGGCCGGTTTGAGTTGTTGGCCGAGGATGGCCCACAAGCCGATTCGGCCTCGGCCAAGGCCGCAGTGCTCTCGGTACTGCTGGTCGCGGCATGGTTCATTGCACTGGATGTGGTGCAGTCCCGGGACATCTCGCTTGTGGGGGTGGGTAGCGAGGAGTACCGCAGGGTGGTGTCAGCCACCGCATGGGTATTCGGCTTGGTCGCGGTGTGCAGCCTGATCGCGCAGACCCAGTTCTCCCGCGGCTACCTGGTCATTGCGCTCCCGGTCGGCCTGGTGGGCCTGATTGGCGGACGGCACCTTCTGCGCCGCAACCTTGGCAAGAGGCGCGCGCGCGGTGAGTTCATGACGCGTGTCGTCGTGCTGGGGATGCCCGATTCGATCTCGGTGCTCTGCGACTACCTGTCGCGTTCCACGCCGGCCGGATACCAGGTGGTCGGCGTCTGCATTCCCGAATTCGAGGGTGCGCCAGGCCAGTTCCTCACCGTCCCCGGCGGCTCGCTTCCGGTGCTCGGTGACCAGCATTCGGTGGAGATTGCGCTGCGACTGACCAACGCCGACGCGCTAGCGGTCACCGCGGTTGAGCAGCTGGGGCAAGACAACATGAAAAAACTTGCCTGGCAACTCGATTCACTTGACATCGACATGATCGTGGTTCCCGGAATGGCCGATGTCGCCGGTCCCCGGCTCAAGCTGCGGCCGATCGACAATCTGCCGCTGTTCCACATCGCCCGTCCGCGTTACGACGGGCCGTCATCGCTGGGCAAACGCATGTTCGACCTCGTCTTCGCAATTCTGGCCCTGGTGGCGATCATTCCGATCATGATCGTCGTTGCGGTCGCGATCAAGTTGGACAGTCCCGGACCGGTGATCTTCCGACAGGAGCGAGTCGGCCAGCACGGCAAGCGATTCCGTATTCTGAAGTTCCGGACGATGGTGGTCGGTGCGGAGTCGGTGCAGGACAAGGAGCGCGCCGCGACACAGACCGGCGATGAGATCTTCTTCAAGTCCGCCGCAGACTCCCGGATCACCCGTGTGGGCCGTTTCTTGAGAGCCACGAGCATCGATGAGCTGCCACAGCTCTTCAACGTCGTGGGTGGTTCGATGAGCATTGTCGGGCCGAGGCCACTGGCGCCCGGCGAGGGTGAGTCAGTTGTGCATTTCGTACAGCGCCGAGCGTTGGTCAAACCCGGTATGACAGGCCTGTGGCAGGTGTGCGGGCGCTCGGATGTCTCGGAGGCCGAGCGAATCAGGCTCGACCACTCCTATGTCGACAACTGGTCTAGCGTGCAGGACCTGATCATCATCTTTCGGACGATCCGCACAGTCCTCAAACGTGAGGGAGCCTACTGA